In Cricetulus griseus strain 17A/GY unplaced genomic scaffold, alternate assembly CriGri-PICRH-1.0 unplaced_scaffold_33, whole genome shotgun sequence, a single window of DNA contains:
- the LOC103159953 gene encoding odorant-binding protein-like, with translation MEKFLLLALAVSLAHALSELEGDWVSTAIDADNVAKIANQGTLRLYFHKMTCLEGYDKLEITFYVNLSGQCSKTTVVVYKQEDGNYRTQYEGDTIFKPMIITKEILVFTNENVDRDSLETHLIFVAGKGDHLTHEQYGRLEEHAKEQKIPSESIRKLLVSSNL, from the exons atggAAAAGTTTCTGCTGCTGGCTTTGGCAGTTAGTCTGGCTCATGCTCTTTCTGAG CTTGAAGGAGACTGGGTTAGCACTGCCATCGATGCTGACAATGTTGCGAAGATAGCAAACCAGGgaactttgagactttattttcataaaatgacTTGTCTTGAAGGATATGATAAATTGGAAATCACATTTTATGTAAA TTTGAGTGGACAATGCTCAAAGACAACAGTTGTTGTGTATAAGCAAGAAGATGGCAACTACAGAACCCAGT ATGAAGGAGACACAATATTTAAACCCATGATTATAAcaaaagaaatcctagtctttacCAATGAGAATGTGGATAGAGATAGCCTGGAAACACACTTGATTTTTGTAGCAG GAAAAGGTGACCACTTGACCCATGAACAATATGGAAGACTTGAGGAACATGCTAAAGAACAGAAAATTCCATCAGAAAGCATTAGAAAATTGCTGGTTTCAAGTAACctttga